In the Eremothecium cymbalariae DBVPG#7215 chromosome 7, complete sequence genome, one interval contains:
- the POP7 gene encoding ribonuclease P/MRP protein subunit POP7 (similar to Ashbya gossypii AGR216W), whose protein sequence is MAKFRGKLVRKRPTVKTLNHKKLKNVLYVKSKTPYVSALKRINKWLERLQTQKQSSDKYITLLGMGKAIEKTLSIACHFQEIKKCKVGIKTISTEVVDEIAEDDEEDDEGIKDEDRENKLQIRKLSGVEIKIHPY, encoded by the coding sequence ATGGCTAAATTTAGAGGTAAACTTGTTCGGAAGCGTCCTACTGTGAAGACCTTGAACCATAAGAAGCTTAAGAATGTACTGTATGTGAAAAGCAAAACTCCCTACGTGAGTGCATTGAAAAGAATTAACAAATGGTTAGAACGTCTTCAAACCCAAAAGCAAAGCTCGGATAAATACATCACACTTCTTGGGATGGGTAAGGCCATAGAAAAGACGTTAAGCATTGCATGTCACTTCcaagaaattaaaaagtGCAAAGTTGGTATCAAGACGATAAGTACAGAAGTAGTTGACGAGATAgctgaagatgatgaagaggatgatgaaggtATTAAGGATGAAGATCGAGAAAATAAATTACAGATACGTAAGCTAAGTGGGGTCGAGATAAAAATTCATCCTTATTAA
- the DPC25 gene encoding Dpc25p (similar to Ashbya gossypii AGR214C), producing MYICSAKSNDFLCNDHLYRFLLYKKRESFRTEDSDDYKTTLIHSNGVFRTHISDMTGIRRVIVVPSRFIHNAKSQPMTFEGNCNKIEGSDEERMENVFGGRIRGEVPKSTSRILTAKGRMIGGIYVPARPIQPDNCCMSGCVNCVWILYNDDLRDWRLQRKLAANAINGTGLVWPEDFDPPLKYLDISNVPPNLQRNKIQLEQKTKVDTANLFSVRDRPLPASVIEARKRKLAAAAAASGATPAKANTKDAISTENEDNDEGWDNVPVFFKAFAEFEKKKERIKITKVSRISEGKSLMHQFIMSYTVCIFDKHFF from the coding sequence ATGTATATTTGTAGTGCCAAAAGTAACGATTTTCTTTGCAATGATCATTTGTACAGGTTTCTGCTctacaaaaaaagagaatCATTCCGGACTGAGGATTCTGATGATTACAAAACTACACTCATCCATAGCAACGGGGTATTCAGAACTCATATCTCTGATATGACTGGAATAAGAAGAGTGATAGTAGTTCCTAGTAGGTTTATTCATAATGCGAAATCGCAACCTATGACTTTTGAAGGAAATTGCAACAAAATTGAAGgttcagatgaagaaagaaTGGAGAACGTGTTTGGAGGCAGAATTAGAGGTGAAGTTCCAAAGTCTACAAGTCGGATACTGACAGCCAAAGGCCGTATGATTGGTGGGATTTATGTTCCTGCCAGACCAATCCAACCCGATAACTGTTGTATGTCTGGTTGCGTCAACTGTGTTTGGATCCTATATAACGATGATCTAAGGGATTGGAGAttacaaagaaaattgGCAGCCAACGCAATCAACGGAACCGGTCTAGTCTGGCCGGAAGATTTTGACCCTCCTCTAAAGTACCTAGATATATCAAACGTCCCTCCCAAtcttcaaagaaataaGATTCAATTAGAGCAGAAAACAAAGGTAGATACGGCTAATCTCTTTTCTGTACGAGACCGTCCTCTTCCTGCCAGTGTAATAGAGGCACGAAAACGTAAGCTGGCAGCTGCTGCGGCTGCATCTGGTGCTACACCTGCTAAAGCGAACACTAAAGATGCTATTTCCACTGAAAACgaagataatgatgaaGGATGGGACAATGTTCCTGTGTTCTTTAAGGCATTTGCagagtttgaaaaaaaaaaagaacgAATAAAAATCACAAAGGTATCAAGAATCAGCGAAGGTAAATCCTTAATGCATCAATTCATTATGTCATATACTGTATGCATCTTCGATAAGCactttttttaa
- the ARL1 gene encoding Arf family GTPase ARL1 (similar to Ashbya gossypii AGR221W): MGNLFSSMFDRLWGVNKELRILILGLDGAGKTTILYRLQVGEVVTTKPTIGFNVETLTYKNLKLNVWDLGGQTSIRPYWRCYYANTAAVIFVVDSTDKDRMAIASKELHMMLQEEELQDAALLVFANKQDQPGALSASEVSKELKLAELKDRSWSIVASSAIKGEGITEGLDWLIDVVKEEQL; the protein is encoded by the coding sequence atggGCAACCTATTTAGCTCTATGTTTGACCGTTTGTGGGGGGTGAATAAGGAGTTGCggattttgattttgggATTGGACGGTGCAGGTAAGACTACAATTCTATATCGGTTGCAGGTCGGGGAAGTAGTTACGACCAAGCCGACTATTGGGTTTAACGTGGAGACTTTGACGTACAAGAATCTGAAGTTGAATGTGTGGGATCTAGGTGGACAGACGAGTATCAGGCCATATTGGCGTTGTTACTATGCGAATACGGCTGCAGTGatctttgttgttgattCCACAGATAAGGATCGGATGGCAATTGCTTCCAAGGAGTTGCACATGATGCTTCAAGAGGAGGAGTTACAAGACGCTGCGTTATTGGTGTTTGCGAACAAGCAGGATCAGCCGGGGGCTTTGAGTGCGTCGGAGGTGTCGAAGGAGTTGAAGCTAGCAGAGTTGAAGGACAGGAGCTGGAGTATTGTTGCATCTAGTGCCATCAAAGGGGAGGGTATCACCGAAGGGCTTGATTGGCTGATTGATGTGGTTAAGGAAGAGCAATTGTGA
- a CDS encoding uncharacterized protein (similar to Ashbya gossypii AGR217C): MAERSTDTAFAPHHMENGDIPDHKDGRKNSAITSPIVLDDYTGEVLVKKATGKSKIRKGQSEEDYQDQLVQFFQCGQGPVRTEVGWMDKLCLENHNYDISIKQERQKLTSYCQRLYFNKKFHESHEFALKLLELYRPMDKKNKMVKEIEELEYIIKNSKEKQSFT; encoded by the coding sequence ATGGCGGAGAGATCAACTGACACAGCATTTGCACCCCATCATATGGAAAATGGAGACATTCCTGATCACAAAGACGGTAGAAAGAACTCAGCTATTACCAGCCCAATTGTGTTGGACGATTATACAGGTGAAGTATTAGTGAAGAAAGCGACTGgtaaatcaaaaataagGAAGGGTCAAAGTGAAGAGGACTACCAAGATCAGTTGGTCCAGTTTTTCCAGTGTGGACAAGGACCAGTCCGAACTGAAGTAGGCTGGATGGACAAGCTGTGTCTGGAAAACCATAACTATGATATTTCCATTAAACAGGAGAGGCAGAAGCTCACTTCATATTGCCAACGACTAtatttcaacaaaaaattccacGAATCTCATGAATTTGCCCTCAAACTGCTAGAGTTGTATAGACCTATggataaaaagaataaaatggtaaaagaaattgaagaattagaatatattattaaaaattcCAAGGAAAAACAATCTTTTACATGA
- the UBS1 gene encoding Ubs1p (similar to Ashbya gossypii AGR220C) has protein sequence MVTSLIRALLRDWKRMQHVTDVETVGEGAGVCGGGVEAGSNRIAVHLKPQDNNLHIWHIVLYNDTGELEIYCMCYFKERNDMEPKIIMKCCTPNSYVPVNRNICLSYLSPILTNGGGWLPFYSQLRSMFFGCAEYRETEQLMKSWNRIVCKEFRWNFPALCGQFHVTAEGVNLVNEYIINENLSMRKKREKLNQGFKFPLDSKNTQNDILACDNSSATGSGCGVSVVARAAASNTDAHHQEEQQHPRAIKRQKLSAAMSDCKLNVVQEEEVEEEEEDYRRKGQ, from the coding sequence ATGGTGACTTCTTTAATACGAGCATTACTCCGTGATTGGAAGCGGATGCAGCATGTTACCGATGTGGAGACGGTTGGAGAGGGAGCAGGTGTGTGTGGAGGGGGTGTGGAGGCGGGTAGCAACAGGATTGCGGTGCATTTGAAACCCCAGGATAACAATTTACATATTTGGCATATAGTGCTGTACAATGATACTGGTGAGCTGGAGATATATTGTATGTGCTATTTCAAGGAGCGTAATGATATGGAACCTAAGATCATTATGAAGTGTTGTACGCCAAACTCGTATGTTCCTGTTAATAGGAATATTTGTTTGAGTTATTTATCGCCGATATTGACGAATGGGGGTGGCTGGCTGCCGTTCTACAGTCAGCTTCGGTCTATGTTTTTTGGATGTGCTGAGTATAGAGAAACGGAGCAGCTCATGAAGTCTTGGAATAGGATTGTGTGCAAGGAGTTCCGTTGGAATTTTCCGGCATTGTGCGGTCAGTTCCATGTGACGGCTGAGGGAGTAAATTTAGTGAATGAGTATATTATAAACGAGAACTTGAGCATGAGGAAAAAGCGTGAGAAGTTGAACCAGGGATTTAAGTTCCCACTTGACTCTAAGAATACGCAGAACGATATATTGGCTTGCGACAACAGCAGCGCTACTGGCTCCGGGTGTGGGGTCAGCGTTGTTGCCCGCGCTGCTGCTTCCAATACAGACGCACATCACCAAGAAGAACAGCAGCACCCGCGTGCGATCAAAAGGCAGAAATTATCAGCAGCAATGTCTGATTGTAAATTAAATGTCGttcaagaagaagaggtagaggaagaggaggaagattACAGGAGAAAGGGACAGTGA
- the CQD1 gene encoding Cqd1p (similar to Ashbya gossypii AGR222W), protein MRFQFHHHFASFRFPNYRKLGYNIRFSLPRRAHYILLLPTAICLSQPRVLAYNDVLKPDPSGDTFEMGLYIASQKELRELSKHPERVKTSRNCVSRFILYIVHQLDTKFLEPIQTVLRFFTLSAVFVPVLLAYPITYFGHTVSIHGNTTIVKETYGSLIWYQIVRRALEFAGPTFIKLGQWAGSRTDIFAEGLCLELCNLHSNAKPHSLKYTKEQIVKALGVESFDDIFEEFDAKTLGCGAVAQVYVGKLTDKIIKQKQIHLGPDQNKWCAVKVVHPKATKQISRDLKIMKFFAVAIDMLPTMEWLSLPTEVEQFSVLMNLQLDLRIEVNNLRKFNENFEGDPCVKFPQGFPELTSRNVLFEEYIHGFPMEMFLKVKKYISNPGLCQKVSSPFIRSFLKMMILDDFIHSDLHAGNIMIRFLKTDKSEKHILSTEAEMFEVVNNLRRMHRDNDPKFIDTLRSVLTQYTPQICFIDTGLITELNDRNRVNFIALFNALALFNGYRAGELMIERSRTPETAIDKELFAIKVEKLVNNVRKRTFTLGNVSIGDLLHQMLTMVRSHHVRMEGDFVSVVVAILLLEGIGRQLDPDLDLFASSLPFLREFGMKREHKDKLQAVGKWPMIKTWLGLELRQFVNLSVKQIDDMVKTDQLCPSY, encoded by the exons ATGCGGTTTCAGTTTCATCACCACTTTGCATCCTTTCGATTTCCCAATTATCGGAAGCTAGGATATAATATACGGTTTTCATTACCAAGAAGAGctcattatattcttttattgCCTACGGCAATATGTCTTTCACAACCGCGAGTTCTAGCATATAATGATGTACTTAAACCAGATCCTTCAGGTGATACTTTTGAGATGGGTCTCTATATTGCCTCGCAGAAGGAACTCCGTGAATTATCCAAACATCCAGAGCGGGTTAAAACAAGTCGAAATTGCGTGAGCCGGTTTATTCTATATATCGTGCACCAACTTGACACCAAATTTTTAGAGCCTATACAGACAGTGTTGCGGTTTTTCACGTTGTCTGCGGTGTTTGTTCCTGTTCTGTTGGCGTATCCCATTACGTACTTTGGTCACACGGTTTCCATCCACGGTAACACAACTATTGTGAAAGAAACCTACGGTTCGTTAATTTGGTATCAAATCGTTCGCAGGGCCTTAGAATTTGCAGGGCCTACTTTTATTAAGCTAGGACAGTGGGCAGGTTCCCGTACTGACATATTCGCTGAGGGATTATGCTTAGAGTTGTGCAACTTGCATAGCAATGCGAAACCACATTCATTGAAATATACCAAAGAGCAAATTGTCAAAGCACTTGGGGTGGAatcttttgatgatatatttgaagaatttgatgcCAAAACATTAGGTTGTGGGGCAGTTGCCCAAGTTTATGTGGGTAAATTAACGGACAAGATTATAAAGCAGAAACAGATACATTTGGGACCCGATCAGAATAAATGGTGCGCAGTAAAAGTGGTACATCCTAAGGCTACCAAACAGATAAGCAGAGACTTAAAGATCATGAAATTCTTTGCTGTCGCTATTGATATGTTGCCTACAATGGAATGGCTATCCCTCCCCACGGAGGTAGAACAGTTCTCGGTTCTGATGAACTTACAATTGGACCTAAGGATTGAGGTAAACAACCTCAGAAAGTTCAACGAAAATTTTGAGGGTGATCCATGTGTCAAATTCCCTCAAGGATTTCCAGAGTTGACTTCTAGAAATGTACTGTTTGAGGAGTATATCCACGGATTCCCCATGGAGATGTTTcttaaagttaaaaaatacatatcTAATCCGGGTCTTTGCCAAAAGGTCAGTAGTCCCTTTATCAGGTCATTCCtaaagatgatgattttggATGATTTCATCCATTCGGACCTACATGCTGGCAATATTATGATCCGTTTTCTTAAAACGGACAAATCTGAGAAACATATTCTATCAACTGAAGCTGAGATGTTTGAAGTTGTAAACAATTTGAGGCGCATGCATAGGGACAACGATCCAAAATTCATTGACACGCTACGCTCAGTACTAACTCAATATACCCCACAGATTTGCTTCATAGACACAGGGCTCATCACCGAATTGAATGATAGAAACCGTGTGAATTTCATAGCATTGTTCAATGCACTAGCACTGTTCAACGGTTACCGCGCGGGCGAACTCATGATAGAAAGGTCAAGAACACCGGAAACCGCTATAGATAAAGAACTCTTTGCCATCAAAGTAGAAAAACTCGTTAATAATGTTAGAAAGCGCACTTTCACTCTTGGAAACGTTTCCATAGGTGACCTCCTTCATCAAATGCTAACCATGGTGCGCAGCCATCACGTTCGAATGGAGGGTGACTTTGTCTccgttgttgttgcaaTTCTCCTCCTAGAGGGCATTGGAAGACAGCTAGACCCTGATCTCGACTTGTTTGCAAG CTCCCTACCGTTTTTGCGTGAATTCGGTATGAAAAGAGAGCATAAAGATAAACTACAGGCCGTGGGTAAATGGCCAATGATAAAAACTTGGCTTGGTTTAGAGTTACGCCAATTTGTGAACCTGTCGGTAAAACAGATTGATGATATGGTGAAAACTGATCAACTTTGTCCTAGCTACTAA
- the PEX32 gene encoding Pex32p (similar to Ashbya gossypii AGR215C) — MNRIRKYHAKFVQSHGQKPSLTFTTSPLISKALYQFYPVLIIFDSTLNNIMWMQEDTCMGFIYLTLICFSAHMLKPSVDRSQLFYSWMSFLSLGFLGLSVIYYIHSTLSDMQEDEAPTVDDIIIVLESVLDKLDRIRIEVVGCGLRKRLVSTTWATLKLIVMLTPIHWICMQFFSPMECFMWFLALLFTYHSTWFQCTLRLCWRSLPVRNAYYKIWRMEFGRRYKGNMPLTYRVISNEEVVPFPKSLRGLTGAPLQLQLQNLLLSESSADKDSGSGDCSDEYVKVKIVEFCIDENERKWPKEGWSHHLLPYERQRYSMSFDPLCRSSQSPWRFQEDISRDWWWIDDTWVHSAWQYCDSEWNYLGGKDSIGCYTRCRMWKRKAFRIKD; from the coding sequence ATGAATAGGATACGTAAATACCATGCTAAGTTTGTTCAGAGTCATGGGCAGAAGCCTTCACTAACATTCACAACTTCTCCGCTTATCTCTAAGGCGCTATACCAATTTTACCCCGTATTAATCATTTTTGATTCTACTTTGAATAACATTATGTGGATGCAAGAAGATACCTGTATGGGATTCATTTATTTGACTTTGATATGCTTTAGTGCTCATATGCTTAAGCCAAGTGTTGACCGTTCGCAGTTGTTTTATAGTTGGATGTCGTTTCTAAGCCTTGGATTTCTAGGATTATCTGTCATATACTACATTCACAGTACTCTCAGCGATATGCAAGAAGATGAGGCGCCTACcgttgatgatattattatcgtTCTCGAGTCAGTTTTGGATAAATTGGATAGGATTAGAATTGAGGTAGTCGGGTGCGGGTTACGGAAGAGGCTGGTCAGCACTACATGGGCGACACTGAAGCTGATTGTAATGTTGACACCAATTCACTGGATTTGTATGCAATTCTTCTCGCCAATGGAGTGCTTTATGTGGTTTCTTGCTTTATTGTTCACTTACCACTCGACTTGGTTCCAATGTACTCTCAGGCTGTGTTGGAGAAGCTTGCCTGTCAGAAATGCCTATTATAAAATTTGGAGGATGGAGTTTGGTCGTAGATACAAGGGTAACATGCCATTAACTTATAGAGTTATCAgtaatgaagaagttgtgCCTTTCCCAAAGTCTCTTAGAGGATTAACGGGAGCGCCATTACAACTACAACTGCAGAACCTATTGTTATCGGAATCCAGCGCTGATAAAGATTCCGGCTCTGGCGATTGTAGCGATGAGTACGTTAAGGTAAAGATAGTTGAATTCTGTATCGATGAAAATGAGAGAAAATGGCCAAAGGAAGGCTGGTCCCACCATCTTTTGCCATATGAGCGCCAAAGATATTCCATGTCGTTCGACCCCTTATGTCGGAGTTCGCAATCCCCTTGGAGATTTCAAGAGGATATATCAAGAGACTGGTGGTGGATAGACGATACGTGGGTACATTCCGCATGGCAATATTGTGATTCCGAATGGAACTATCTAGGCGGGAAAGACTCTATTGGTTGCTATACCAGATGTAGAATGTGGAAACGTAAGGCCTTTAGAATAAAAGATTAA
- the TYR1 gene encoding prephenate dehydrogenase (NADP(+)) (similar to Ashbya gossypii AGR219W): MSAVMTNGLIDDKLEEWKETKIIGIIGLGDMGLLYAEMFSQAGWKVVCCDRPEKYDMLLKKYQGAKFTVLKDGHLVSRISDYIIYSVETENIKTIVSKYGPSTKLGAIVGGQTSCKNYEIKAFEEFLPTDVDIISVHSLHGPKVNTEGQPLVIIDHRSSRSDSYPFVRALLSCLKSKIVDLTYEEHDTITADTQAVTHAAFLSMGLAWFKRRTYPWSIGVGQCNGGFENVKVNISLRIYSNKWHVYAGLAISNPAAHKQIMQYAQSTTDIFTLFIEGKKAELKSRVMEAKECIFGNHSGPLLLEDAMLANYSLSRQEICEDKIARCNSHLSLLAIVDSWHKLGVNPYDHMICSTPLFRIFVGVTEYLFMDSGLLEQTINTAIEEDWFRADDLEFVIAARTWSQIVSSGCFELYKTQFEEVQKFFEPMFPEATKVGNDMIKMILKNQG; the protein is encoded by the coding sequence ATGAGTGCTGTAATGACGAATGGGCTTATAGATGATAAACTAGAAGAATGGAAAGAAACTAAGATAATTGGCATAATAGGTCTAGGTGACATGGGTCTTCTTTATGCAGAGATGTTCTCTCAAGCAGGATGGAAAGTTGTATGTTGTGATCGTCCAGAAAAGTACGATatgttattgaagaaatatcaGGGTGCTAAGTTTACGGTTCTAAAAGATGGCCACCTTGTTTCCCGTATCAGTGATTACATTATCTACTCAGtagaaacagaaaatattaaGACGATTGTCTCGAAATATGGACCCTCCACAAAATTAGGTGCAATTGTTGGTGGACAGACTAGTTGTAAGAATTATGAGATTAAGGCATTTGAGGAATTCTTACCGACGGATGTAGATATCATAAGTGTGCATTCCTTACATGGACCCAAGGTAAACACAGAAGGTCAGCCATTGGTAATTATTGATCATCGGTCCTCAAGATCTGATTCATACCCGTTCGTTAGAGCTTTATTGTCATGTTTGAAAAGCAAGATCGTAGACCTAACTTATGAGGAACATGATACAATAACAGCAGACACACAAGCTGTAACTCATGCCGCATTTCTAAGTATGGGCCTTGCATGGTTTAAAAGACGAACTTACCCATGGAGCATAGGTGTTGGCCAGTGTAATGGTGGGTTTGAAAATGTAAAGGTGAATATCTCCTTGAGAATCTATTCCAATAAATGGCATGTGTATGCAGGTTTAGCTATTTCAAATCCCGCAGCACATAAGCAGATAATGCAATATGCACAAAGCACCACAGATATTTTCACTCTATTTATCGAAGGCAAGAAAGCAGAGTTAAAAAGCCGGGTGATGGAAGCTAAAGAGTGTATATTTGGAAATCACAGCGGCCCACTATTGTTGGAAGACGCCATGTTGGCTAATTATTCACTTTCAAGACAAGAAATTTGTGAAGATAAGATAGCCAGATGTAACTCACACTTATCTCTTCTAGCAATAGTGGACAGTTGGCACAAGCTTGGTGTTAACCCATACGATCACATGATATGTAGCACTCCGCTCTTCCGCATTTTCGTTGGCGTTACAGAATATTTGTTCATGGACTCTGGCCTCTTGGAGCAAACCATAAACACTGCTATCGAAGAAGACTGGTTTAGAGCAGATGACCTAGAATTCGTCATAGCCGCAAGAACTTGGTCTCAAATCGTTTCCTCGGGTTGTTTTGAGCTCTATAAAACCCAATTCGAAgaagttcaaaaattctttGAGCCAATGTTTCCAGAAGCAACTAAAGTTGGAAATGATATGATAAAAATGATTCTTAAAAATCAAGGATAA
- the DAL3 gene encoding ureidoglycolate hydrolase (similar to Ashbya gossypii AGR218C) has translation MIIIAEALNIDDFMPYGSIISPDEEISKLDDSGRNANQGTAVKISQVSKVQNLFPTTKNIREPNWNLFRCFPNEALNRQFVTESTTNTVTFSLKVLENHPYSSQTFVPMGRRSSELCYLVIVALSDPSSEPDLSTLKAFICRGTQAVTYGPGVWHAPMIVLGEPAYLDFTVLIHEALDAASPELDCIERVYPRDLHKVLLYCP, from the coding sequence ATGATTATAATTGCGGAAGCATTGAATATCGACGATTTTATGCCCTATGGCTCTATAATATCTCCCGATGAAGAGATTTCAAAACTAGATGATTCAGGTAGGAATGCGAATCAAGGTACTGCAGTGAAGATATCCCAGGTTAGTAAGGTTCAAAACCTATTTCCAACCACTAAAAATATTCGAGAGCCTAATTGGAATTTATTTCGATGTTTTCCAAACGAAGCATTGAATAGGCAGTTTGTAACCGAATCGACTACGAATACAGTTACCTTTTCACtgaaagttttggaaaacCATCCATATAGTTCCCAGACATTCGTGCCAATGGGAAGACGCTCCTCTGAGCTTTGCTATCTGGTAATAGTGGCTCTCAGTGATCCGTCAAGCGAACCAGACCTGAGCACTTTAAAGGCGTTTATCTGCAGAGGCACCCAGGCCGTCACATATGGCCCTGGGGTATGGCACGCGCCAATGATAGTGCTTGGAGAACCTGCTTATTTAGATTTTACAGTACTAATTCATGAAGCATTAGATGCAGCTAGTCCTGAATTGGATTGTATTGAACGAGTCTATCCCCGTGATTTACATAAAGTTCTGTTGTATTGTCCATAG